The proteins below come from a single Chryseobacterium nepalense genomic window:
- a CDS encoding glycosyl hydrolase 115 family protein produces the protein MKHIKRYILVMLFGFCLHIKAAQPFITTEKNSETIVLKEKNSGFSIFTNPGIDKGILRAVKSLQSDFQKVSGAEPNLLNQLSAQQSPLIIIGTAGTKSIIDDLIRQKKIDGKLLTGKKEKYIIQNVSNPYPGISEAIVIAGSDKRGTIYGIYEMSRQIGVSPWYYWADVPVEVKENIYFKKGIYTDGEPAVEYRGIFLNDEEPSLGGWARATFGGFNSKFYEKVFELILRLKGNYIWPAMWGKAFYDDDVLNGPLANEMGIIMGTSHHEPMALAQTDWHRYIKKNNLPNVWDYNKNSEVLRKFWKSGIERSNNWERLVTVGMRGDGDEAMGEGTNITLLEKIVKDQRKIITDVTGKKAEKTPQVWALYKEVQDYYDKGMRVPDDVILLFCDDNWGNVRKLPDLSKPLHKGGYGMYYHFDYVGGPRNSKWINISPIQRVWEQMNLSYEHKVDKLWVVNVGDLKPMEFPISFFIEMAWNPKQFNSKNLLEYTENWAAQQFGEKYAKEIARMINLYAKYNRRVTPETLDSKTYSLENYYEFERVLNEYRALAIDALRLKEKIPAEYQDAYYQLVLYPIDACSNLYEMYYAVAKNRQLAAKYDLQANYYGDRVKECFERNAYLDRKYNTEIAGGKWQHMMDQMRIGYKSWNDSKENIMPEVTYVYDDNASKEKVFQEKNGYVSMEAENFSGLNNSDRIHWEVIPDFGKTKSGVTTFPQNAYPKADENIYLEYNINFESKGEFEVQLLLAPTLNFNHNKGLRYEISFDGQAPQVVNFNGHYKGELGRWQSEHIIKSATKHLISQPGKHRLRFRVLEPGIVLEKIMINTGGLEPSYLGAPESEILQ, from the coding sequence ATGAAGCATATAAAACGCTATATTCTGGTCATGCTATTCGGATTCTGCCTGCACATCAAAGCAGCACAGCCATTCATCACTACGGAAAAAAATTCTGAAACCATTGTTTTAAAAGAGAAAAATTCAGGATTTTCAATTTTTACCAATCCGGGAATCGACAAAGGTATTCTCAGGGCTGTTAAAAGTCTGCAATCCGATTTCCAGAAAGTGTCCGGAGCCGAGCCGAATTTGCTGAATCAGCTCTCCGCACAGCAATCGCCTTTGATTATCATTGGGACAGCAGGAACAAAATCGATAATTGATGATTTAATCAGGCAAAAAAAAATTGACGGAAAATTATTAACAGGAAAGAAAGAAAAATACATTATCCAAAATGTAAGCAATCCATATCCGGGAATTTCCGAAGCCATCGTAATTGCCGGAAGCGACAAGCGCGGAACGATTTACGGAATTTACGAAATGTCCCGGCAGATCGGGGTTTCGCCGTGGTATTACTGGGCAGATGTTCCGGTTGAGGTAAAAGAAAATATCTATTTTAAAAAAGGAATCTATACCGATGGAGAGCCGGCTGTGGAATACCGCGGGATTTTTCTGAATGATGAAGAACCTTCACTCGGAGGCTGGGCGAGAGCTACTTTTGGCGGATTCAATTCCAAATTTTATGAGAAAGTTTTTGAACTGATCCTGCGTTTAAAAGGCAATTACATTTGGCCTGCCATGTGGGGAAAAGCATTTTATGACGATGATGTGTTGAACGGACCGCTGGCAAATGAAATGGGAATTATTATGGGAACTTCACACCACGAACCGATGGCTTTGGCACAAACCGACTGGCATCGGTATATCAAAAAAAATAATCTTCCAAACGTCTGGGATTATAATAAAAACAGTGAAGTTTTACGGAAATTCTGGAAATCGGGGATTGAAAGAAGCAACAACTGGGAAAGACTTGTAACGGTGGGAATGCGTGGCGACGGCGATGAAGCCATGGGAGAGGGAACGAATATTACTCTGCTGGAAAAAATCGTAAAAGATCAGCGGAAAATTATTACAGATGTTACCGGGAAAAAAGCGGAAAAAACACCACAGGTGTGGGCATTATACAAAGAAGTTCAGGATTATTACGATAAAGGAATGCGGGTTCCGGATGATGTCATCCTTTTATTCTGTGATGACAACTGGGGCAATGTAAGAAAGCTTCCGGACCTTTCGAAACCTCTGCATAAAGGCGGTTATGGAATGTATTATCATTTTGATTATGTCGGAGGCCCTAGAAATTCAAAATGGATCAATATCAGTCCCATCCAGCGGGTTTGGGAGCAGATGAATCTTTCTTATGAACATAAAGTAGACAAACTTTGGGTCGTAAATGTAGGAGATTTGAAACCCATGGAATTCCCGATCAGTTTTTTCATTGAAATGGCCTGGAATCCGAAACAGTTTAATTCAAAAAACCTTTTGGAATATACCGAAAATTGGGCCGCACAACAGTTCGGCGAAAAATATGCTAAGGAAATTGCAAGGATGATCAACCTGTATGCAAAATACAACCGTAGAGTAACGCCGGAAACACTGGACAGCAAAACCTACAGTCTGGAAAATTATTATGAATTTGAAAGGGTTCTGAATGAGTACAGAGCTTTGGCAATCGATGCTTTACGATTAAAAGAAAAAATTCCCGCAGAATATCAGGATGCTTATTACCAGCTGGTTTTGTACCCGATTGATGCCTGCAGCAATTTGTATGAAATGTACTATGCTGTTGCCAAAAACAGGCAACTGGCCGCAAAATATGATTTGCAGGCAAATTATTATGGAGACAGGGTGAAAGAATGTTTTGAAAGAAATGCTTATCTGGATCGTAAATACAATACTGAGATTGCCGGAGGAAAATGGCAGCATATGATGGATCAGATGCGTATTGGTTACAAATCATGGAATGATAGCAAAGAAAACATCATGCCTGAAGTAACATACGTTTATGACGATAATGCTTCAAAAGAAAAAGTCTTTCAGGAGAAGAATGGCTACGTTTCGATGGAAGCTGAAAATTTTTCAGGATTGAATAATTCAGACCGGATCCATTGGGAAGTGATTCCTGATTTCGGAAAAACCAAATCCGGAGTAACAACTTTTCCTCAAAATGCCTATCCAAAAGCTGATGAAAATATATATCTTGAATATAATATTAACTTTGAATCCAAAGGAGAATTTGAGGTTCAGCTATTACTGGCTCCGACATTGAATTTTAACCATAATAAAGGGTTGCGTTACGAAATTTCTTTCGACGGACAGGCTCCGCAGGTGGTTAATTTCAACGGTCATTATAAAGGAGAACTGGGAAGATGGCAGTCAGAACATATTATTAAATCAGCTACAAAACATCTTATTTCACAGCCCGGAAAGCATAGATTACGATTCCGTGTTCTGGAACCGGGAATTGTTCTGGAAAAGATCATGATCAATACCGGAGGTTTAGAACCTTCCTATCTGGGTGCACCCGAAAGCGAAATCCTTCAATGA
- a CDS encoding glycoside hydrolase family 43 protein — MIHRNLKYITLPFLLATTAIFAQNPVIQTHFTPDPAPMVYKNKLYVYTGDDQPGFDFYTMTKWRVHSTDDMVNWTDHGVPISLESFSWARDRAWAAQCIERNGKFYWYICAQTVDNNMAIGVAVSDSPVGPFKDALGKPLISTGTWDNIDPTVFIDDDGQAYLYWGNSKLFYAKLNKDMISYAGKITEIPQSAESFGGLRRPGRSDEVLQKQEKFDDVYVEGPWLYKRNNQYYMMYAGMTGKTECLSYATSESPTGPWKYHGKIMTDQPTNSFTNHGGIIDFKGKSYLFYHTGLLPNGGSYGRSTAVEEFKYNADGSIPKIKMTREGVTPVGTLDPYKRNEAETMAWSEKCSTSENKKTGVFVSDTRVGGFIKVRAVDFGTGATEFSASVAAGVDGGILEVHLDDVKGPKIAAVDIPRTGGWEDFKTISSKISEKVSGVHDVYFVFQGKNITAGRKLFNFDYWSFKKK, encoded by the coding sequence ATGATTCATCGAAATTTAAAATATATTACATTACCTTTTCTGTTGGCAACCACTGCTATTTTTGCTCAGAACCCGGTTATTCAGACGCATTTTACACCCGATCCGGCACCAATGGTGTATAAAAACAAACTGTATGTGTACACGGGAGACGATCAGCCGGGATTTGATTTTTATACAATGACCAAATGGCGCGTTCATTCAACTGATGACATGGTAAACTGGACGGATCATGGTGTTCCCATTTCTTTAGAATCCTTCAGCTGGGCGAGGGACAGAGCCTGGGCAGCACAATGCATCGAACGAAATGGTAAATTTTACTGGTATATCTGTGCTCAGACTGTTGATAATAATATGGCGATTGGTGTTGCTGTTTCAGATAGCCCTGTCGGTCCTTTTAAGGATGCACTCGGAAAACCACTGATTTCAACCGGAACATGGGATAATATCGATCCTACCGTTTTTATTGATGATGACGGACAGGCTTATCTCTATTGGGGAAACAGCAAATTATTTTATGCTAAACTGAATAAGGATATGATTTCTTATGCCGGGAAAATTACGGAAATTCCACAATCGGCAGAATCTTTCGGCGGATTGAGACGTCCCGGAAGAAGTGATGAGGTTTTACAAAAACAGGAAAAGTTTGATGATGTTTACGTAGAAGGTCCGTGGCTGTACAAAAGAAACAATCAATATTATATGATGTATGCAGGTATGACCGGAAAAACGGAGTGTTTATCATATGCAACCAGCGAATCACCAACCGGGCCATGGAAATATCATGGTAAAATTATGACCGATCAGCCCACAAACAGCTTTACCAATCACGGAGGAATTATCGATTTTAAAGGGAAATCCTACTTGTTTTACCATACCGGACTTTTACCAAACGGAGGAAGTTACGGACGCTCTACTGCTGTTGAAGAATTTAAATACAATGCCGATGGAAGTATTCCAAAAATAAAAATGACTAGGGAAGGAGTAACCCCTGTCGGAACATTAGATCCTTACAAAAGAAATGAGGCGGAAACCATGGCCTGGTCGGAAAAATGCAGCACTTCAGAAAATAAAAAAACCGGAGTTTTCGTTTCCGATACCAGAGTTGGCGGATTTATAAAAGTCCGTGCAGTGGATTTCGGAACTGGCGCTACAGAATTTTCAGCTTCAGTAGCTGCAGGCGTGGACGGCGGAATTTTAGAAGTTCATCTGGATGATGTAAAAGGGCCTAAGATTGCCGCGGTTGATATTCCAAGAACCGGTGGCTGGGAAGACTTTAAAACAATATCATCAAAAATTTCAGAAAAAGTTTCCGGTGTTCATGATGTCTATTTTGTATTCCAGGGGAAAAATATTACGGCAGGAAGAAAGCTATTTAATTTCGATTATTGGAGCTTTAAGAAAAAATAG
- a CDS encoding glycoside hydrolase family 43 protein: protein MKYLALITILGFFQMSFAQNPIIQTKFTADPAPMVYKDTVFLYTSHDEDDAFGFKMKNWLLYTSTDMVNWTDHGIVASLKDFKWTDPENGAWAPQVIERNGKFYMYCPMPGQRGIGVLMADSPYGPFSDPIGKPLVKNSSDDIDPTVLIDDDGQAYLYWGNPNLWYVKLNEDMISVNGDIVKDPSVAKIKGSPDPFHYQEGPWAWKRNGKYYMAYASTCCPEGIGYAMGKSATGPWEFKGMIMDSDKRSSGNHPGIIDYKGKSYVFGFNYNIGKQTISKHYERRSVCVSEMKYNADGTIQKLPFWDSEGVQRIATLNPYQRVEAETIAFSEGLKTEKMTEWERNNPYDTGKKITDRIVVSSVNNGDYIKVQGVDFSKGTHSIEVSVAALYGGKIEIRTDAIDGPILGTVTVNGKAEGDIFKTIKTPVKNMKGIHDVYFVFIGDRDLFYFDWWKFNEI from the coding sequence ATGAAATATTTAGCTCTAATAACAATTTTAGGATTTTTTCAGATGTCATTCGCTCAAAATCCAATTATCCAAACCAAATTCACTGCAGATCCTGCACCGATGGTCTACAAAGACACGGTTTTTCTGTATACGAGTCACGATGAGGATGATGCATTCGGATTTAAAATGAAAAACTGGCTGCTTTATACTTCCACAGATATGGTCAACTGGACAGACCACGGCATTGTGGCTTCCCTTAAAGATTTCAAATGGACCGATCCGGAAAACGGAGCATGGGCGCCGCAGGTAATCGAAAGAAACGGAAAATTTTATATGTATTGCCCGATGCCCGGACAAAGAGGAATCGGTGTTTTGATGGCTGATAGTCCATATGGCCCTTTCAGTGATCCCATAGGAAAACCTTTGGTTAAAAATTCAAGCGACGACATAGACCCTACGGTCCTGATTGACGATGACGGGCAAGCTTACCTGTATTGGGGCAATCCAAACCTTTGGTATGTGAAGCTGAACGAAGATATGATTTCGGTAAATGGCGATATTGTAAAAGATCCATCTGTTGCCAAGATCAAAGGCTCTCCAGATCCTTTCCATTACCAGGAAGGACCCTGGGCGTGGAAAAGAAACGGGAAATATTATATGGCCTATGCATCTACCTGCTGTCCCGAAGGAATCGGTTATGCGATGGGAAAATCGGCAACAGGACCTTGGGAATTTAAAGGAATGATTATGGACAGCGACAAACGTTCCAGCGGAAATCATCCGGGAATCATTGATTATAAAGGTAAATCTTACGTTTTCGGATTCAATTACAATATAGGAAAACAGACGATTAGCAAACATTACGAGAGACGTTCTGTCTGCGTAAGTGAAATGAAATACAATGCTGACGGTACCATTCAGAAGCTTCCATTCTGGGATTCGGAAGGCGTGCAAAGAATTGCAACGCTTAATCCATATCAAAGAGTAGAAGCCGAAACCATCGCTTTTAGCGAAGGCCTTAAAACCGAGAAAATGACCGAATGGGAAAGAAATAATCCTTATGATACCGGTAAAAAAATCACCGATCGTATCGTTGTATCGTCGGTCAACAATGGAGATTATATCAAAGTCCAGGGCGTAGACTTTTCTAAAGGAACCCATTCTATAGAAGTGTCTGTAGCAGCATTGTACGGCGGAAAAATAGAAATTCGTACCGATGCGATCGACGGACCTATTCTGGGAACGGTAACAGTAAACGGAAAAGCCGAAGGCGATATTTTCAAAACCATAAAGACGCCGGTTAAGAATATGAAAGGCATTCATGATGTATATTTTGTTTTCATAGGAGACAGAGACCTTTTCTATTTCGACTGGTGGAAGTTTAATGAAATCTAA
- a CDS encoding glycoside hydrolase family 97 protein — translation MIKIISYVSLLLCLLSGISVFAQVAEAISPDGKLKLNVFSENGKALYNISYQEKVMLEKSPLGLITNESDFSQNLKFTDSKKDQVSKTYTNEKIKKSHVDYKANTLTVNFTNADQFGISIEFQVSNNNIAFRYHLLPMKDRLSTVVQSEITGYRFPVQTTTFLSPMMKPMTGFARTAPSYESGYKADAELGAKADYGYVFPGLFHLGNNGWILLSETGVNSLYCASHLETTSEKSLYKVAYPDMAENNGFGSTGAAISLPGSTPWRTITVGASLQPIVETTVPFDVVEPMYEPSRKYQFGKSTWSWILWQDNSMNYDDQVKFIDLAAELNFQYILMDALWDKNIGKDRMKELIQYAKSKNIGVMLWYNSNGAANDAPMGPRNKMSSSVERKKEMKWLKEVGVKGLKVDFFGGDKQETMRLYEDILSDANDFGLTIIFHGTTLPRGWEVMYPNYAGSEAVLASEMLYFSEDVRKQEAFFASLHPFIRNTVGSMEFGGTFLNKFLTKSNKDKNKRYTTDGFQLATAVLFQNPVQMFAVMPNNLTDAPKFQLDFMKNIPTLWDETVFIDGYPGKYSVIGRRHQDQWYIAGINAEKTAKKLKIRLPMFAGKTVKLINDDAQGNSSEEEVKVNKNGDFTIEIQPNGGFVLRN, via the coding sequence ATGATTAAAATAATATCTTACGTATCACTACTATTATGCCTGTTGAGCGGAATTTCAGTTTTTGCCCAGGTTGCAGAGGCTATCAGTCCCGATGGGAAACTGAAGCTGAATGTCTTTTCAGAAAATGGAAAAGCTCTGTACAATATATCGTATCAGGAAAAAGTTATGCTGGAGAAATCTCCGCTGGGTTTAATCACCAATGAATCTGATTTTTCTCAAAATTTAAAATTCACCGACAGTAAAAAAGATCAGGTTTCAAAAACGTATACCAACGAAAAAATTAAAAAATCACACGTCGATTATAAAGCCAATACATTAACCGTTAATTTCACCAATGCAGATCAGTTCGGCATCAGTATTGAATTTCAGGTAAGCAATAATAATATCGCATTCCGATATCATCTTTTACCGATGAAAGACCGTCTGAGCACAGTTGTACAATCAGAAATTACCGGTTACCGGTTTCCCGTTCAGACCACTACCTTTCTTTCTCCCATGATGAAGCCGATGACCGGGTTTGCCCGTACGGCGCCAAGCTATGAGAGCGGCTATAAAGCAGATGCGGAACTCGGAGCCAAAGCTGATTACGGATATGTTTTTCCAGGATTGTTTCACCTCGGAAATAACGGCTGGATATTGCTTTCGGAAACAGGAGTGAACAGTTTATACTGTGCCTCTCATCTGGAAACGACTTCTGAAAAGAGTCTGTACAAAGTTGCTTATCCGGACATGGCTGAAAACAACGGATTCGGAAGTACGGGGGCAGCAATTTCCCTGCCCGGATCAACACCATGGAGAACCATTACCGTTGGTGCATCTTTACAACCGATTGTAGAAACTACGGTTCCGTTTGATGTAGTGGAACCGATGTATGAACCCTCCCGGAAATATCAGTTCGGAAAATCTACCTGGAGCTGGATTCTCTGGCAGGATAACAGTATGAATTATGATGATCAGGTGAAATTCATTGATCTCGCTGCTGAATTAAACTTCCAATATATCCTTATGGATGCGCTTTGGGACAAAAACATTGGCAAAGACCGGATGAAGGAACTCATTCAGTATGCAAAATCCAAGAATATTGGGGTTATGCTTTGGTACAATTCCAATGGCGCGGCCAATGATGCACCAATGGGACCGAGAAATAAAATGAGTTCCTCCGTTGAACGCAAAAAAGAGATGAAATGGCTGAAGGAAGTTGGCGTAAAAGGATTAAAAGTCGATTTCTTCGGCGGCGATAAGCAGGAAACCATGCGTCTTTATGAAGATATTCTCTCGGATGCGAATGATTTTGGTTTAACGATTATTTTCCACGGAACCACTTTACCGAGAGGCTGGGAAGTCATGTACCCGAATTATGCCGGAAGCGAAGCCGTTTTAGCATCCGAAATGCTGTATTTTTCTGAAGATGTGCGTAAACAGGAAGCTTTTTTCGCTTCGTTACATCCTTTTATCAGAAATACGGTCGGAAGCATGGAATTTGGGGGGACTTTCCTCAACAAGTTTTTAACAAAATCCAATAAGGATAAAAATAAAAGATACACCACAGACGGTTTTCAGCTGGCAACAGCAGTATTATTCCAGAATCCTGTTCAGATGTTCGCCGTAATGCCGAATAACCTGACGGATGCCCCGAAATTCCAGCTGGATTTTATGAAAAACATTCCCACGCTTTGGGACGAAACGGTTTTCATAGATGGGTATCCCGGAAAATATTCTGTGATAGGGAGACGACATCAGGATCAATGGTATATTGCCGGAATAAATGCAGAAAAAACGGCTAAGAAATTAAAGATCAGACTTCCGATGTTCGCAGGAAAAACAGTGAAATTAATTAATGATGATGCTCAGGGAAATTCTTCCGAAGAAGAAGTGAAAGTAAACAAAAACGGTGATTTCACGATAGAAATCCAGCCTAATGGAGGTTTTGTTTTAAGAAATTAG
- a CDS encoding glycoside hydrolase family 43 protein encodes MKNTIQSILGLFLMISGAVSAQNPIIQTNYTADPAPMVYNGRLYVYTTHDEDDSTWFTMNDWKVYSTNDMVNWTDHGTILSYNDFEWAKRDAWAAQCVERNGKFFMYVPMWSKTNNKGAIGVAVGDSPFGPFHDPLGKPLVQSEWGDIDPTVFVDDDGQAYMYWGNPKLKYVKLNEDMISYSGNIIEVPMTEESFGKRDGKPNPERPSKYEEGPWLYKKKNLYYLFWPGGPLPEFIGYSTSKNPQGPWKYGGVIMPAEGKSFTNHPGVIDFKGKTYFFYHNGALPGGSGFTRSVSVQELEFNKDGSISPFTMTNGITKATATVNPYSFNQAETIAWSENVKSYQNKEAGVFIKAKKSGAYTSVKNVDFGKNGAKVFSARVGTTHNSEVTMDVHLDSVTGPVVATIKVPLTGGDDRWETVKTELKEKMTGIHDVYFVFNGKAAKDVMFFDYWTFLENK; translated from the coding sequence ATGAAAAATACGATACAATCTATATTGGGTTTGTTTTTAATGATTTCAGGAGCAGTTTCTGCCCAGAATCCTATCATACAGACCAACTACACCGCAGATCCGGCTCCTATGGTTTACAATGGAAGGCTCTATGTTTATACCACACATGATGAAGACGATTCAACATGGTTTACCATGAACGACTGGAAGGTTTATTCCACCAATGATATGGTAAACTGGACCGACCACGGAACCATTCTTTCATATAACGATTTTGAATGGGCAAAACGAGATGCATGGGCTGCTCAGTGCGTGGAAAGGAACGGCAAATTCTTTATGTATGTTCCGATGTGGTCTAAAACCAACAATAAAGGAGCGATTGGTGTTGCCGTTGGCGACAGTCCGTTCGGGCCGTTTCATGATCCGTTGGGAAAACCGCTGGTGCAGAGCGAATGGGGTGATATTGATCCCACCGTTTTCGTTGATGATGACGGTCAAGCCTATATGTATTGGGGAAATCCGAAACTGAAATATGTTAAATTGAATGAGGATATGATTTCTTATTCCGGAAATATTATTGAAGTACCCATGACCGAAGAATCATTCGGAAAAAGAGACGGAAAACCTAATCCTGAAAGACCGTCAAAATATGAGGAAGGGCCTTGGCTGTATAAAAAGAAAAATTTATATTACCTTTTCTGGCCGGGTGGTCCGCTTCCCGAATTCATAGGATATTCTACAAGTAAAAATCCGCAGGGACCATGGAAATACGGTGGAGTTATTATGCCTGCCGAAGGAAAATCATTTACCAACCATCCCGGAGTCATAGATTTTAAAGGAAAAACATATTTCTTCTATCATAATGGTGCTTTGCCGGGCGGGAGCGGATTTACACGTTCTGTCAGCGTTCAGGAACTGGAATTCAACAAAGATGGTTCTATTTCACCATTTACAATGACTAATGGAATTACCAAAGCCACCGCAACAGTAAATCCTTACAGCTTTAATCAGGCGGAAACCATCGCATGGTCGGAAAATGTAAAGTCGTATCAGAACAAAGAAGCCGGTGTTTTTATTAAAGCCAAAAAAAGCGGTGCTTACACCAGTGTGAAAAATGTGGATTTTGGAAAAAATGGTGCCAAAGTATTTTCCGCAAGAGTAGGAACCACACACAACAGCGAGGTAACGATGGATGTTCATCTGGACAGTGTTACCGGACCGGTAGTAGCCACGATAAAAGTTCCCTTGACCGGCGGGGATGACCGTTGGGAAACCGTGAAAACAGAATTAAAAGAAAAAATGACCGGTATTCACGATGTATATTTTGTATTTAACGGAAAAGCAGCAAAGGATGTTATGTTTTTCGATTACTGGACTTTTCTTGAAAATAAATGA
- a CDS encoding NPCBM/NEW2 domain-containing protein, whose amino-acid sequence MLKNTILLTAVTFLFSVNIYKAQSVVWLDKLDLSVATQGNGKPGINTSVDGKKLTIAGETFDRGFGTHAESSLLIKLNGKAHKFSALVGLDDEMKGHDPAVEFEIYGDNKKLWSSEIMHLGDKAKPVSVSLKGIKQLELVVTDGGNGPYYDHADWVNAKFETNGIATLETFNPIASEPYILTPKPAATPRINSAGVYGVRPGSPFLFRIAATGERPMIFSAKKLPEGLKLDPETGIITGKIDSKGTYEVELSAKNAKGSASKKLRIEAGDRIALTPTMGWNSWNCFGHEVSADKVKRAADALVKTGLVNHGWNYINIDDSWQFNRDGKDPLFQGKMRDENGYIFTNSKFPDMKNLGDYIHGNGLKMGIYSSPGPWTCGGCAGSYGYEKQDAESYAKWGVDYLKYDWCSYGGVIDGLPGNDANKVPSLAFQGGGDPETGVRPFLLMGNMLKQQPRDIVYNLCQYGMGDVWKWGEEVHAQSWRTTNDITDTWASVKNIALAQEKAASYAKPGNWNDPDMLVVGVVGWGNPHQSRLKPDEQYLHISLWSIFSAPLLIGCDLEKLDDFTLNLLTNDEVIAVNQDALGKQGVCLHTIGELRIYVKELEDGGKAVAFANFGREKVKLPYKDFKKLGISGTQTVRDLWRQKNIADINTDKESLSLDIPAHGVAYYRFIPTK is encoded by the coding sequence ATGTTGAAGAATACAATACTCCTTACAGCGGTAACCTTTTTATTTTCTGTTAATATTTACAAAGCTCAGTCAGTAGTCTGGCTGGATAAGCTCGATCTCAGCGTTGCTACGCAGGGAAACGGAAAACCGGGCATCAATACTTCGGTGGACGGAAAAAAACTGACGATTGCCGGAGAGACATTCGACAGGGGTTTCGGTACCCACGCCGAAAGTTCTTTATTGATAAAATTGAATGGTAAAGCCCACAAGTTTTCAGCATTAGTGGGATTAGATGATGAAATGAAAGGTCATGATCCTGCCGTGGAATTTGAAATTTACGGAGACAACAAAAAGCTTTGGTCCAGCGAAATCATGCATTTAGGAGATAAAGCAAAACCCGTTTCGGTATCATTAAAAGGAATAAAGCAGCTCGAACTTGTAGTAACGGATGGCGGAAATGGTCCTTATTACGATCACGCAGATTGGGTCAACGCAAAATTCGAAACCAACGGAATTGCTACTTTGGAAACATTCAATCCGATTGCTTCGGAACCATATATTTTAACTCCAAAACCTGCAGCAACGCCCCGTATCAACTCAGCAGGCGTTTATGGTGTTCGTCCCGGTTCGCCTTTCCTTTTCAGAATTGCAGCAACAGGGGAACGGCCAATGATTTTCTCTGCAAAAAAGCTTCCCGAAGGATTAAAGCTGGATCCCGAAACGGGAATTATTACCGGAAAAATAGATTCGAAAGGAACGTATGAAGTAGAATTATCTGCAAAAAATGCAAAAGGTTCAGCCTCAAAAAAATTAAGAATAGAAGCAGGGGACAGAATTGCACTTACCCCAACGATGGGCTGGAACAGCTGGAACTGTTTCGGACACGAAGTTTCTGCCGACAAAGTGAAACGTGCTGCCGATGCTTTGGTTAAAACAGGATTGGTAAACCACGGCTGGAATTACATCAATATCGATGATTCGTGGCAATTTAACAGAGACGGAAAAGACCCTTTGTTTCAAGGAAAGATGCGCGATGAAAACGGTTATATTTTCACCAACTCCAAATTTCCGGATATGAAAAATCTGGGTGATTATATTCACGGAAACGGACTGAAAATGGGAATTTATTCCTCTCCCGGACCATGGACCTGCGGAGGATGCGCGGGAAGCTATGGCTACGAAAAGCAGGATGCCGAAAGCTATGCAAAATGGGGCGTCGACTACCTGAAATACGACTGGTGCAGCTACGGCGGTGTCATTGACGGGTTACCGGGTAATGATGCCAATAAAGTTCCTTCTCTTGCTTTTCAGGGTGGCGGTGATCCTGAGACAGGCGTAAGACCTTTCCTGCTGATGGGAAACATGTTGAAACAGCAGCCTAGAGATATCGTATACAATCTTTGCCAATACGGAATGGGTGATGTCTGGAAATGGGGTGAAGAAGTTCATGCTCAATCATGGCGTACTACCAACGATATAACGGACACCTGGGCAAGCGTAAAAAATATTGCATTGGCTCAGGAGAAAGCTGCTTCTTACGCAAAACCGGGCAACTGGAACGATCCCGATATGCTGGTGGTGGGTGTAGTGGGTTGGGGTAATCCGCACCAGAGCCGTTTAAAACCGGACGAACAATACCTCCACATCAGCCTTTGGAGTATTTTTTCGGCACCATTGCTGATTGGCTGCGATCTCGAAAAACTGGATGATTTTACCTTAAACCTTCTGACAAACGATGAGGTGATTGCCGTTAATCAGGATGCTTTGGGAAAACAGGGTGTTTGCTTACATACCATCGGCGAACTCAGAATTTATGTAAAAGAACTGGAAGACGGAGGAAAGGCTGTCGCTTTCGCCAATTTCGGAAGGGAAAAAGTAAAATTGCCATATAAAGATTTCAAAAAATTAGGAATTTCAGGAACTCAGACTGTTAGAGATCTCTGGAGACAGAAAAACATCGCAGACATCAATACCGATAAAGAAAGCCTTTCATTGGATATTCCCGCGCACGGCGTTGCGTACTATAGATTTATTCCAACAAAATAA